The sequence below is a genomic window from Pseudomonas cannabina.
ACTGAAGCCGGGTTCGATGTGATCGATGAGTCAGGGCTGACCATCGACCTGCCCGCCCGCGTCGAAGCGGTGCGCCCGGACGTGATCCTCATCGACACCGAATCGCCCGGTCGCGACGTGTTGGAACAGGTGGTGCTGGTCAGTCGCGACCAGCCTCGCCCGATCGTGATGTTTACTGACGAGCATGATCCGGGCGTGATGCGTCAGGCAATCAAATCCGGCGTCAGTGCTTATATCGTCGAGGGTATTCAGGCGCAACGGCTGCAACCGATTCTGGACGTGGCGATGGCCCGTTTCGAGAGTGATCAGGCGCTGCGTGCCCAGTTGCATGCCCGCGATCAGCAACTGGCCGAGCGCAAGCGCATCGAACTGGCCAAGGGGCTGCTGATGAAGATGAAGGATTGCAACGAGGAAGAGGCCTACACCCTGATGCGGCGTCAGGCGATGAGTCGTCAGCAAAAGCTGATTCAGGTGGCTGAGCAGATCATCGCGATGAGTGAGCTACTGGGTTGATTCAACGAAGAACGCCTGCACAGGCAGGCGTTCTTGATGCCGAAGCGACGGGTGATCGGTCAGCT
It includes:
- a CDS encoding ANTAR domain-containing response regulator; translated protein: MLRILLINDTARKVGRLKSALTEAGFDVIDESGLTIDLPARVEAVRPDVILIDTESPGRDVLEQVVLVSRDQPRPIVMFTDEHDPGVMRQAIKSGVSAYIVEGIQAQRLQPILDVAMARFESDQALRAQLHARDQQLAERKRIELAKGLLMKMKDCNEEEAYTLMRRQAMSRQQKLIQVAEQIIAMSELLG